One Cylindrospermum stagnale PCC 7417 DNA segment encodes these proteins:
- a CDS encoding eIF2A-related protein: protein MPKSTFNRNFAVLVGINNYQNDIPPLETAVPDACKLAEILQKQHEALKPQYQAQNKYEVQLFLNQRASLNNLNQLIADFKQGQIPFDNEKVTVTKDDRVLFYFAGHGIAKEALENQEGPVGYLIPQDATENSNTYLPMQDLHDALNALPCRHMLAILDCCFAGAFRWSSLKRDIVPKVKVYKERYDRFISDAAWQVITSAADDQKALDSWGVRGTRKEGNEVHSPFAQALFNALRGTDQKADTHDGIMTATKLYSYLRDQVEVLTEKHFKRQTPTLCPLRKHDKGEFIFLLPNFDRDKLDDAPPLNKENNPYLGLQSYDENNSHLFFGRENLIQELYQKAIANEQVVNKQPLTIVLGASGTGKSSLMKAGLLKRLRDSQEQKFEILDPMRPGESPLKALAQVCLPITDETAAKKMVAIKQLSQELKKSKHILENLIRNCKNQKTEILQVIEQLTLREELLDIEYLKFTDDLQQSLQNTFSNNNDQDKQFIDEWINKFKERQKLHEELRKPIDDLSKALEETQKLTTIIESWSSIHSNTKLLLPIDQFEELITLCKSDKEQEQFQNLIKNAIAKYPDKIHVVITLRLDFEAQFQTSVLKDFWNEDTRFVVPLMNQDEFRSCIEKPASEKVVYFDPPSLVDELINEVVQMPGGLPLLSFTLSELYLKYLGDRTRDNRALTKKDYEELGRVVGSLTQRANQEHKQLLEKDSAYENSVRRVMLRMISLQGGELARRQVPKSELVYPDKEESDRVQTVIKRFSEARLIVEGSNSQGEPYVEPAHDALVLGWDRLRNWIKTKKQQEKLALQQLLTPSAEEWKNNKRAVGFLWDNNPRILLLQQVLKSDDMWLNQLEKEFVEFSLQRRRNNLYRLIGAVATFIVGVSTAAIIAFWQRNEAIKGQIGAFTSTSQSYLSSNQELDALFASLKAAKLQTENLGQIGNLNQIMPVIAQAVYGARERNRLDSHTATVKSVAFSPDGQLIASASTDQTVKLWNTDGTLKATLPKNENSNSFTSVSFSPDGQIIAATNYNRTVTLWNRDGTIKATLEGHTAPPPYQLGGVNSVSFSPNSQLIATAGDDGTVRFWNTKGEEFKTLTLTLEGGNWGTSASFSPNGRLIAVAEANITTKDNKEYSTITILNGCGQNQNSCNLSQLVKQKIVVRHRGLVKSVSFSPDSQFLVSASSNGSIVLWSSGQPIRKFNHGSSVNSVSFSPNGQFIISAGDDGTIKLWSLDGKEFATFNHGAAVNNVTFSPDSQFIVSGGDDNIVKIWSTNLSNLKTLQSEKDSQVSFSPDGQLIASVGCFGNNSRCTETAKLWLRDGTLLKTFEGVGKINFSPDGQIIALVQDNIIELWNRNLSKIAILSHSYSVGSFSFSPDSQLIASTASKTDNDDSLFKGDIILWGRDGKKIKTFQAHAEKINRINFSPDGKFIASASDDTTVKIWNRDGKLVRELQGHKENVIDVSFSPDGKIIASISWDLTVKLWNLDGRNIKQWPWYKDDPNVAVSVSESDMLGDRASYLRFSPDSKNIFTLGEGRIIKLWDRDGNLLNTFPEGRKNSISSVSFSPNGQTLASISENSIKLWDFSSNTLLATLKGHEESSREQGDKEATKVTNVNFSPDGETLASVDSEGKVTLWNFNFKDMRSHGCVLIHNYLKNNPNVRESDRHLCDDVPPTTANSNK from the coding sequence ATGCCTAAATCTACGTTTAACCGGAATTTTGCCGTTCTTGTCGGTATTAATAATTATCAAAATGATATTCCACCTTTAGAAACAGCAGTTCCAGATGCTTGCAAACTTGCTGAAATTTTGCAAAAGCAGCATGAAGCTCTCAAGCCGCAATATCAAGCACAGAATAAATATGAAGTTCAGCTATTTCTAAATCAACGTGCTAGTCTCAACAATCTCAATCAGTTAATTGCAGATTTTAAACAAGGACAAATACCATTTGATAACGAAAAAGTTACAGTTACTAAAGATGATCGTGTCCTTTTCTATTTTGCTGGACATGGTATCGCCAAGGAAGCCCTAGAAAATCAAGAGGGGCCAGTGGGTTACTTAATTCCTCAAGATGCCACAGAGAATAGTAATACCTACTTGCCAATGCAGGATTTACATGATGCCTTAAATGCACTTCCTTGTCGGCATATGTTAGCAATTCTCGATTGTTGCTTTGCTGGAGCATTTCGTTGGTCAAGCCTGAAGCGAGATATTGTCCCTAAAGTCAAAGTATACAAAGAACGCTACGATCGCTTTATCAGCGATGCCGCTTGGCAAGTAATTACTTCAGCTGCTGACGATCAAAAAGCCTTAGATTCTTGGGGAGTGCGCGGGACAAGAAAAGAAGGTAACGAGGTTCATTCTCCCTTTGCTCAAGCTCTTTTTAATGCTCTACGGGGAACTGATCAAAAAGCTGACACTCATGATGGCATCATGACAGCAACTAAGCTGTACTCATATCTGCGAGATCAAGTTGAAGTTCTCACAGAAAAACACTTTAAGCGGCAAACTCCAACTTTGTGTCCACTCCGAAAACATGACAAAGGGGAATTTATCTTTCTGTTACCCAACTTTGACCGAGATAAATTGGATGATGCACCACCGCTTAATAAAGAAAATAATCCTTATCTAGGATTGCAATCCTACGATGAAAACAACAGTCATTTGTTTTTTGGTAGAGAAAATCTGATTCAAGAGCTTTATCAGAAAGCAATTGCTAACGAGCAAGTTGTTAACAAGCAGCCATTAACTATAGTTCTAGGTGCTTCTGGAACTGGGAAATCTAGCTTAATGAAAGCCGGGTTATTGAAGCGTCTGCGTGATTCCCAAGAGCAGAAGTTTGAGATTTTAGATCCCATGCGACCGGGGGAAAGTCCTTTGAAGGCTTTGGCGCAAGTATGCTTGCCAATTACCGATGAAACTGCTGCTAAAAAAATGGTTGCTATTAAGCAATTGAGTCAAGAATTAAAGAAAAGCAAGCACATTTTGGAAAATTTGATTAGAAATTGCAAAAATCAAAAGACTGAAATTTTACAAGTAATTGAACAGTTAACGTTGAGAGAGGAGCTATTAGATATTGAGTATTTGAAATTTACAGATGATCTGCAACAATCTTTGCAAAACACTTTTAGTAATAACAACGATCAAGACAAACAATTTATTGATGAATGGATTAATAAATTTAAGGAACGGCAAAAGTTACATGAAGAGCTAAGAAAACCTATTGATGATTTAAGCAAAGCACTAGAAGAAACCCAAAAATTAACAACAATTATTGAAAGCTGGAGCAGTATTCATTCAAATACTAAACTGTTGTTACCAATTGACCAGTTTGAAGAATTGATAACTTTGTGTAAGAGTGACAAAGAACAAGAGCAGTTTCAGAATTTGATAAAGAATGCGATCGCTAAATATCCCGACAAAATTCATGTAGTTATCACCTTGCGACTCGACTTTGAAGCGCAGTTCCAAACCTCTGTACTCAAAGACTTTTGGAATGAGGATACTCGGTTTGTCGTTCCACTCATGAACCAAGATGAATTCCGCTCCTGTATTGAAAAACCAGCATCGGAAAAAGTCGTGTACTTTGACCCTCCCAGTTTGGTAGACGAACTAATTAACGAAGTTGTACAAATGCCAGGTGGTTTACCTTTGCTTTCTTTCACCCTCAGTGAATTGTATCTGAAGTATTTGGGAGATCGCACCAGAGATAACCGCGCTTTAACAAAAAAAGATTATGAGGAGTTAGGTAGAGTTGTTGGTTCTCTAACTCAACGTGCGAACCAGGAACACAAACAGTTATTGGAAAAAGACTCTGCTTATGAAAACTCGGTGCGGCGGGTAATGTTGCGAATGATTTCATTACAGGGTGGGGAGTTAGCACGGCGACAAGTACCTAAATCGGAGCTGGTGTATCCTGATAAAGAAGAAAGCGATCGCGTGCAAACAGTAATCAAACGCTTTTCTGAAGCCCGTTTAATCGTTGAAGGCTCCAATTCTCAAGGTGAACCCTATGTAGAGCCAGCCCACGATGCTTTGGTGTTGGGGTGGGATAGATTACGAAACTGGATAAAAACCAAAAAGCAACAGGAAAAACTGGCGCTGCAACAGTTGCTAACACCATCTGCTGAGGAATGGAAAAATAATAAACGAGCAGTCGGGTTCCTGTGGGATAATAACCCCCGGATTTTGCTATTGCAGCAGGTATTAAAATCTGACGATATGTGGCTCAACCAACTAGAGAAGGAGTTTGTTGAGTTTAGCCTCCAGCGCCGCCGAAATAACCTCTATCGGTTAATTGGGGCTGTGGCCACTTTCATTGTCGGAGTAAGTACCGCAGCCATCATCGCTTTTTGGCAGAGGAACGAAGCTATCAAAGGTCAAATTGGTGCGTTCACCTCAACATCTCAAAGCTACTTATCCTCAAATCAGGAACTAGATGCACTGTTTGCTAGTTTGAAAGCTGCAAAATTACAAACAGAAAATTTGGGACAAATTGGTAATTTAAATCAGATTATGCCTGTAATCGCGCAGGCAGTTTATGGAGCGAGAGAGCGTAATCGTCTGGATAGTCATACTGCTACCGTCAAGAGTGTTGCTTTCAGCCCCGACGGTCAGCTTATCGCTTCAGCCAGTACTGATCAAACTGTGAAACTTTGGAACACAGATGGAACACTAAAGGCAACTCTCCCTAAGAATGAAAACTCTAATTCATTTACAAGTGTTAGCTTCAGCCCAGACGGTCAGATTATCGCAGCGACTAATTACAACCGAACTGTCACTCTCTGGAACAGGGATGGGACAATTAAGGCAACTCTCGAAGGTCATACAGCTCCTCCTCCTTATCAGCTTGGGGGCGTTAATAGTGTCAGTTTCAGTCCCAATAGTCAGCTCATTGCCACGGCTGGTGATGACGGTACTGTCAGATTCTGGAATACTAAGGGAGAGGAATTCAAAACTTTAACTTTAACTTTAGAGGGTGGCAATTGGGGCACCAGCGCCAGTTTTAGCCCTAATGGTCGGCTTATTGCTGTTGCCGAAGCGAATATAACTACCAAAGATAACAAGGAATACAGCACCATTACAATTTTGAATGGTTGCGGTCAAAACCAGAACTCCTGCAACCTCTCTCAACTAGTTAAGCAAAAAATTGTTGTCCGGCATCGTGGTCTAGTCAAGAGTGTCAGTTTCAGTCCAGATAGCCAGTTCCTTGTTTCTGCCAGTAGTAACGGTAGTATCGTACTTTGGAGCAGCGGTCAGCCAATAAGAAAATTCAACCACGGTTCTTCAGTTAATAGCGTTAGTTTTAGCCCTAATGGTCAGTTCATTATCTCCGCTGGAGATGATGGTACTATCAAACTTTGGAGTCTAGACGGTAAGGAATTCGCAACTTTTAATCACGGTGCAGCAGTAAACAACGTTACTTTCAGCCCTGACAGTCAGTTCATTGTTTCTGGTGGTGACGATAACATTGTCAAAATTTGGAGTACAAACCTCAGTAATCTCAAAACGCTGCAAAGCGAGAAGGATAGTCAAGTCAGTTTTAGTCCTGACGGTCAGTTGATAGCATCAGTTGGTTGCTTTGGTAATAACAGTCGTTGCACTGAAACTGCAAAACTCTGGCTTAGGGATGGAACCTTGCTTAAAACTTTTGAAGGAGTGGGTAAGATAAACTTTAGTCCGGATGGTCAAATTATTGCCTTGGTTCAAGACAATATAATCGAGCTATGGAATAGAAATTTAAGCAAAATTGCAATTCTTAGTCATAGTTATTCAGTTGGTAGTTTCAGTTTTAGTCCGGATAGTCAATTGATTGCCTCCACGGCCTCCAAAACTGATAACGACGATTCGCTTTTTAAAGGTGACATTATACTCTGGGGTCGTGATGGTAAAAAAATTAAAACTTTTCAGGCTCATGCAGAAAAAATCAACAGGATAAACTTTAGCCCAGACGGCAAGTTTATCGCATCCGCCAGTGATGATACCACTGTTAAAATCTGGAATAGAGACGGCAAGCTGGTTCGGGAATTACAAGGTCATAAGGAGAACGTAATTGATGTTAGTTTTAGCCCAGATGGTAAAATTATTGCTTCAATAAGTTGGGACTTAACTGTTAAACTTTGGAATCTTGATGGCAGAAATATTAAGCAATGGCCGTGGTATAAAGACGACCCAAATGTTGCAGTTTCTGTATCAGAATCAGATATGCTTGGGGATCGAGCAAGTTACTTAAGGTTTAGCCCAGACAGTAAAAACATCTTTACTCTTGGTGAAGGTAGAATAATAAAACTCTGGGATCGTGATGGTAATTTACTCAATACGTTTCCAGAGGGTAGGAAAAATAGTATTTCTAGTGTTAGTTTCAGCCCCAATGGTCAGACCCTAGCCTCTATAAGTGAGAATTCCATCAAGCTTTGGGACTTCAGCAGTAATACACTGCTTGCAACCTTGAAGGGGCATGAGGAATCTAGTAGAGAGCAAGGGGATAAAGAAGCCACAAAAGTTACAAACGTGAATTTTAGCCCAGACGGCGAAACTTTAGCATCTGTTGATTCTGAGGGAAAAGTTACTTTGTGGAATTTTAATTTCAAAGATATGCGATCGCATGGTTGCGTTTTAATTCATAATTATCTAAAAAATAATCCCAACGTCAGGGAAAGCGATCGCCACCTCTGTGACGATGTACCACCAACCACCGCCAATTCCAACAAGTAG
- a CDS encoding NB-ARC domain-containing protein, producing the protein MPRSLKVSQEYIGKVKLAIRRNGFASQKALAEDVGLALATVSNFLTGKPVDQATFAELCQKLALDWKEIADLNFETTDKKSSIDTQKRSTSKLQDWGEAIDVSVFYGRKEELTRLKQWIVSDRCRLITLIGMGGIGKTALSVKLAELLQDEFEYIIWRSLRNAPPIHELLSDLINFFSHQREIDLPETLDGKISRLMEFLRSCRSLLILDNIESILSSEERAGGYQPGYSGYGQLIRCVGEINHQSCLVLTSREKPREISIKESINSPIRSLRLSGLTQYEGQEIIANKGFSISENQSRALVDYYGGNPLALKIVSTTIQELFDGNTAEFLQQGTIVFGDISDLLEQQFNRLSALEKQVMYWLTINREWVSISELQTDIIPDVSLKNCLETLESLQLRSLIEKNTGKFTQQPVVMEYVIDRLIVQVCEEIENGEIALFNNSALIRATAKDYVRNAQIQLIIKPIAYKLLSFFGNRENVQNYLNQILLKLKSFGFLKPGYASGNILNLLWQLQVDLSGYDFSNLTVWQAYLQGMNLHEVNFANSDLSKSALTRTLGGVLSATFSPDGKLLATSIDNEIYLWEVANIKQIITCNGHKAWVQSLAFSPDGEILASGSNDQTVRLWDANTGQCLKTLQGHTSWVQSLAFSPDGEILASGSNDQTVRLWDANTGQCLKILPGHTNRVIFVTFTPDEQTLVTASEDQTVRVWDVDTGRCLRIITTHINWVLSVALNSDGRTLVTASDGKNVKFWDLASGECIKILPGYSSYVWAVAFSPDGKILATGSEDKTVKLWDVVTGECLQTLHEHSDLPNGDRNASRVWLVAFNPDGQSLLSLGENQTMKLWDLHTGQCLRTVEGYSNWILSVAFSPDGQILASSSEDQQVRLWDVNTGQCLQTLQGHTNLISSVSFAPQNIDGYTVDKGITSINHKSQILASGSDDTALKIWHTSTGECLQTLWGHSSWVHAVSFSPDGQLLASGSRDKTVKIWDWYTGECLHTLVGHGDRVQTIAFSYCGRMLVSGSDDNAIKLWDISTEICLQTLSGHSDWVLSVAFSPCADILASASGDRTIKLWNVHTGQCLQTFQGHIYRVRTIAFSPDGQTLASGSDDQTVKLWDISTNNCLKTFQGHRKAVRSIAFSPNGLMLVSSSEDETIKLWDIETGECLKTLRMDRPYEGMNIKNVIGLTTSEKNTLKALGAVERD; encoded by the coding sequence ATGCCTAGATCACTCAAAGTTAGTCAGGAATACATTGGGAAGGTGAAACTGGCAATCAGACGTAACGGTTTTGCCAGCCAAAAAGCTTTGGCTGAGGATGTAGGGCTGGCTTTAGCCACAGTCAGTAACTTCTTGACTGGTAAACCTGTTGATCAGGCGACGTTTGCGGAACTCTGCCAGAAGTTGGCACTAGACTGGAAAGAAATCGCCGACCTAAATTTTGAGACTACCGACAAAAAATCGAGTATAGATACTCAGAAAAGAAGTACTAGTAAACTCCAGGACTGGGGAGAAGCGATTGATGTCTCAGTTTTCTACGGACGTAAGGAAGAACTCACCAGATTAAAGCAGTGGATTGTGAGCGATCGCTGCCGACTCATCACTTTAATTGGTATGGGAGGGATTGGTAAAACCGCTTTGTCTGTGAAGCTAGCAGAACTTCTACAAGACGAATTTGAGTACATAATTTGGCGCAGTCTTCGGAATGCGCCACCAATTCATGAGCTATTGAGCGACTTAATTAACTTTTTTTCTCACCAGCGAGAAATTGATTTACCAGAAACATTAGATGGTAAAATTTCTCGATTAATGGAATTTCTCCGTTCCTGTCGCTCCTTATTAATTTTAGATAATATTGAATCAATTTTATCTAGTGAAGAACGCGCCGGAGGCTATCAACCAGGATATTCAGGATATGGTCAACTTATAAGATGCGTAGGAGAAATCAATCATCAAAGTTGCCTAGTATTAACTAGCCGAGAAAAACCTAGAGAAATTAGCATCAAAGAAAGTATAAACTCTCCAATTCGTTCATTAAGATTAAGCGGCTTAACGCAATATGAAGGTCAGGAAATCATAGCAAACAAAGGCTTTTCTATATCAGAAAACCAAAGTCGAGCATTGGTCGATTATTATGGAGGCAACCCTTTAGCCTTGAAGATTGTCTCAACTACTATTCAGGAGTTATTTGACGGCAATACTGCTGAGTTTTTACAACAAGGAACCATTGTGTTTGGCGATATTTCGGATTTATTAGAGCAGCAATTTAACCGATTGTCAGCTTTAGAAAAACAGGTAATGTACTGGCTAACAATTAATAGAGAATGGGTATCAATCTCTGAATTACAAACAGATATTATCCCAGATGTTTCACTCAAAAATTGTTTAGAAACTTTAGAATCACTACAATTACGCTCACTAATTGAGAAGAATACCGGAAAATTTACTCAACAACCAGTGGTGATGGAATATGTAATTGACCGATTAATTGTACAGGTATGTGAAGAAATAGAAAATGGCGAAATTGCGCTATTTAATAATAGTGCATTAATCAGAGCTACTGCCAAAGATTACGTGAGAAATGCCCAAATTCAATTGATTATCAAGCCTATTGCATATAAGCTTTTAAGTTTTTTTGGTAACAGAGAGAATGTGCAAAACTACTTAAATCAGATTTTGTTAAAACTGAAGTCATTTGGTTTTCTAAAACCAGGATATGCATCTGGTAATATTCTCAATTTACTCTGGCAACTCCAAGTAGACCTCAGTGGCTATGATTTTTCTAACTTAACGGTTTGGCAAGCTTACCTACAAGGTATGAATTTGCATGAAGTCAACTTTGCCAACTCGGATCTGAGTAAATCGGCTTTGACTCGAACTTTAGGAGGTGTTTTATCAGCAACATTTAGCCCAGATGGCAAGCTGCTGGCAACAAGCATAGATAATGAGATTTATTTGTGGGAAGTTGCAAACATCAAACAAATCATTACCTGCAATGGTCATAAAGCTTGGGTGCAGTCTCTGGCTTTTAGTCCAGATGGAGAAATTTTAGCCAGTGGCAGCAATGACCAAACCGTGAGATTGTGGGATGCGAACACCGGACAATGCCTGAAAACTCTACAAGGCCATACTAGTTGGGTGCAATCTCTGGCTTTTAGTCCAGACGGAGAAATATTAGCCAGTGGCAGCAACGACCAAACGGTGAGATTGTGGGATGCGAACACCGGACAATGCCTCAAAATTTTGCCAGGGCATACCAATCGGGTTATCTTCGTAACCTTCACCCCAGATGAGCAAACTTTGGTAACTGCTAGTGAAGACCAAACCGTTAGAGTCTGGGATGTTGACACAGGGCGGTGTTTACGAATTATTACAACTCATATCAACTGGGTTTTATCTGTAGCTTTAAATTCGGATGGACGAACACTGGTAACTGCTAGTGATGGTAAAAACGTAAAATTCTGGGATTTAGCTAGCGGTGAGTGCATTAAAATTTTACCAGGCTACAGCAGTTATGTGTGGGCAGTTGCTTTCAGCCCAGATGGCAAAATATTGGCAACGGGAAGCGAGGATAAAACAGTTAAGCTATGGGATGTTGTCACAGGGGAATGTCTGCAAACTTTGCATGAACATAGCGATTTGCCTAACGGCGATCGCAACGCTTCACGCGTTTGGTTAGTTGCCTTTAACCCAGATGGTCAATCTTTGTTGAGTCTTGGTGAAAACCAAACAATGAAGCTATGGGATCTGCATACAGGGCAATGTTTAAGAACTGTGGAGGGGTACAGTAATTGGATATTATCTGTTGCTTTTAGTCCAGATGGTCAAATTTTGGCAAGTAGCAGTGAAGACCAACAGGTAAGATTGTGGGATGTCAACACTGGACAATGCTTACAAACATTACAAGGGCATACTAATCTGATATCTTCAGTTAGCTTTGCTCCTCAAAATATAGATGGTTACACGGTAGATAAGGGCATAACGTCAATTAATCATAAAAGTCAAATTCTGGCTAGTGGCAGCGACGATACAGCCCTAAAAATTTGGCATACAAGTACCGGAGAGTGTTTGCAAACACTTTGGGGACACAGTAGTTGGGTACATGCAGTTAGTTTCAGTCCCGATGGTCAACTTTTGGCAAGTGGCAGTCGTGACAAAACAGTTAAGATTTGGGATTGGTACACGGGAGAATGTCTGCATACTTTGGTAGGGCATGGCGATCGCGTACAAACAATTGCCTTCAGTTACTGCGGCAGAATGCTGGTAAGTGGTAGCGATGATAACGCTATCAAGCTGTGGGATATTAGTACCGAAATTTGTCTGCAAACCTTGTCAGGACATAGTGATTGGGTTTTATCAGTTGCATTCAGTCCTTGTGCAGACATCCTTGCTAGCGCCAGTGGCGACAGGACAATTAAACTGTGGAATGTTCATACAGGGCAATGTCTACAAACCTTTCAAGGTCATATATATCGAGTGAGAACAATTGCTTTTAGTCCAGATGGACAGACTTTAGCCAGTGGTAGTGATGACCAAACAGTGAAACTGTGGGATATCAGCACCAATAATTGTCTCAAAACCTTTCAGGGACACCGCAAAGCGGTACGGTCAATTGCCTTTAGCCCCAATGGTCTAATGTTAGTTAGTAGTAGCGAAGACGAAACTATCAAGCTTTGGGATATTGAAACAGGCGAATGCTTGAAAACCCTGAGAATGGATAGACCCTATGAAGGTATGAATATTAAAAATGTGATTGGTTTAACTACATCTGAAAAAAATACATTAAAAGCTCTGGGGGCAGTAGAGAGAGATTGA
- a CDS encoding caspase family protein, with protein MIKNMHKTFSPTRGIRIRNLYALLVGIDNYPNPNHCLQGCVNDITAIAEYLHERFERTEYQLHLQTLKDKQATREAIINGFREHLRQAEEDDVVLFYYSGHGSQEQAPQEFWHLEPDHLDETLVCYDSRTDGGWDLADKELAVLIAEVANNNPHMTIILDCCHSGSGTKDPLQEVKERRLPTDKRKRPLKSFIFTLEELNQLSGLREIKPADSSTGWHLPKGRHVLLAACRDHETAKEYNAGGQHRGRFSYFLMDTLSKTNGKLTYRDLFGRTNALVRSVNGDQSPQLEVNNPNDENKFFLDGAIAQLQPYFIVKNDRTSGWVIEGGAVHGVQPPQNGETTVLALFPFDANIDDLRNPSMSVGTAKVTQVLPTKSKIDIEGVQNLTTERTFKAVVIGLPLPPLGVHFEGDEAGVNLAREAVKTAGFDGKPSAYIREESTNPEFRLFCRNQQYLITKSQDTRPLVKEIDSYTKENAQKVIQRLEHIARWTTIARLSNTAATVIKSGDIKMELIFDNHELSQVKQIHLQYKYENSQWQPPEFKLKITNHSKQSLHCSLVNLADNFAISTPFFEAGSVRLQPGEEAYALDGIDLVLEVPDEFWKQGITEYKDIIKLIVSNDEFDARFLTQDKLDAPRPPIPRNIDSQNLSSLERLMNRMQDRDIKAKTTAKYVDWYAEEVTIITVRPLNYTSIFQQQH; from the coding sequence ATGATTAAAAATATGCACAAAACTTTCAGCCCGACTAGAGGAATTAGGATTCGTAATTTATATGCCTTGCTTGTAGGTATCGATAATTACCCCAATCCAAATCATTGCCTTCAAGGTTGTGTGAATGATATTACCGCGATCGCAGAATATCTGCACGAAAGGTTCGAGAGAACAGAATATCAACTTCATTTACAAACCCTAAAAGACAAACAAGCCACCCGTGAGGCAATTATTAATGGTTTCCGGGAACATCTTCGTCAGGCCGAGGAAGATGATGTAGTTTTGTTTTACTACAGTGGTCACGGTTCTCAGGAACAGGCACCGCAAGAATTTTGGCATTTAGAACCAGACCATCTTGATGAAACTTTAGTATGTTACGACAGCCGTACTGACGGTGGTTGGGATTTAGCAGACAAAGAATTGGCAGTACTCATTGCAGAAGTGGCAAACAATAACCCGCATATGACCATTATTCTGGATTGCTGCCACTCTGGTTCTGGGACAAAAGACCCATTGCAAGAGGTAAAAGAACGGCGTTTACCCACAGATAAGCGGAAACGTCCACTTAAAAGTTTTATTTTTACCCTGGAAGAATTAAATCAACTTTCAGGTCTTCGAGAAATAAAACCGGCAGATAGCTCCACTGGCTGGCATTTACCTAAAGGTCGTCATGTGCTTTTAGCAGCTTGTCGAGACCATGAAACAGCAAAAGAATATAATGCAGGTGGTCAACATCGGGGTCGTTTTTCCTATTTTTTGATGGATACACTGTCCAAAACGAATGGAAAGCTGACTTATCGAGATTTGTTTGGACGCACAAATGCTTTAGTCCGCAGCGTGAATGGGGATCAGTCGCCACAATTGGAAGTGAATAACCCCAACGATGAGAACAAATTTTTCTTGGATGGTGCGATCGCTCAACTTCAACCTTACTTTATTGTTAAAAATGACAGAACTTCTGGCTGGGTAATAGAAGGCGGTGCTGTTCACGGAGTTCAACCGCCTCAAAATGGCGAAACGACTGTACTAGCATTATTCCCTTTTGATGCCAATATCGATGACCTACGCAACCCCTCAATGTCTGTCGGGACTGCTAAAGTAACTCAGGTATTGCCAACCAAGAGCAAAATAGATATTGAAGGTGTGCAAAATCTAACTACTGAGCGTACTTTTAAAGCAGTAGTTATTGGTCTACCGCTACCGCCTTTAGGGGTTCACTTTGAGGGAGACGAAGCAGGTGTTAATTTGGCACGGGAAGCAGTAAAAACTGCTGGATTTGATGGTAAACCCTCAGCTTATATCCGTGAGGAATCTACCAACCCTGAGTTTCGCCTCTTCTGCCGCAATCAACAATATTTGATTACTAAATCTCAAGACACTCGACCACTTGTAAAAGAAATTGATAGTTACACAAAAGAGAACGCACAAAAGGTAATTCAACGCCTAGAACATATTGCTCGTTGGACAACGATTGCTCGGCTCTCAAATACTGCTGCAACTGTAATTAAATCTGGCGATATCAAGATGGAACTCATCTTTGATAATCATGAGCTATCGCAAGTTAAGCAGATACATTTGCAGTATAAATATGAAAATAGTCAGTGGCAACCACCGGAATTTAAACTGAAAATTACTAATCATAGTAAACAGTCACTTCACTGTTCTTTGGTCAATCTTGCTGACAACTTTGCAATCAGTACTCCATTTTTTGAGGCAGGTAGCGTCAGACTTCAACCAGGGGAAGAGGCTTATGCTCTAGATGGAATAGATTTGGTACTTGAAGTTCCAGATGAGTTCTGGAAACAAGGCATTACCGAGTACAAAGACATTATTAAATTAATTGTGAGCAATGATGAATTTGATGCTAGATTCTTAACTCAAGATAAACTTGACGCTCCTCGTCCACCTATACCAAGAAATATTGATTCCCAAAACCTAAGTAGCCTTGAGCGTTTAATGAATCGCATGCAAGATCGTGACATCAAAGCTAAAACTACAGCAAAGTATGTCGATTGGTATGCAGAAGAAGTTACCATTATTACAGTTCGTCCTTTAAACTATACCTCAATTTTTCAACAACAACACTAA